TCCAAAATGAACGGGTATAAGACCGTGCTCACATTATAGCTTTGGCTACTTTGTGTAACACaccagtttgtgtgtgttttcacagataactatatatttttgttttcaagtGCCTATGTAGcctaatattgttgttgttttgtttttttcctttagcCTGGGTGAAGAAAAGTATGTGGAAAACAATCTTGGTGACCTGGAACAGAGACTGGGAAACATCACTGAACAAAATATAGTTTTGAAGGAGACACTGAAGGCATTGAAAGGTATCAggatgaaaagaaggaggaaaatgAGAGGTGGTAGAAAGAGgcttagggattttttttctgtgatGGTTCCATGTTTTGTCCTTGTGCATTGTCCTCAATGGCTTTCTGTTCCAGAAAAATCTGTCTCTCCTTTACTTCTCTAACAATATTCCATGTACTTCCTCCCTCTTGTGAGTGATGGGTGAAAATCATATgcataaaaaaaacctgattctTTCAAATATACGGTTTATATGGGTTTCTACATTCATAGAAAAAGCAGTAAATCCAAAAACACAATTTGTTTCTTTGCTTACCACAAAAGACTCATTTAGATTTACTCAATCAAAAAGAGAGTTTCCGAATATGAGACAGTCCATTATATGAGAATGCCAAAAATGgtgcttgaaaaaaaaatggaagtgaaTGACACCAGAGTGGGAATAGAACATAATTCCGGGTGAAAACCGAAACCTGGCAGAAGGAAGTCAGAGATTTGTATTGGAATTAAGGAGCTACTTTGAAGAGTGGACTCAAAATGTAAAGTAGCACCCAAGGAAAATCTTGATGAAATGGATGCTATCAATGCTTCGAGAATGTTGACAACTGTTAAAGCCATAGATCGTTAGGAAACATCCAGTAAGTCACTTggactactgcatccagttttggttgccacgatgtaaaaaagatgttgagactctaaaaagagtgcagagaagagcaacaaagatgattaggggactggaggctaaaacatataaagaatggttgctttgggtatgtctagtttgatgaaaagaaggacatgatagcagtgttccaatatctcaggacttccacaaagaagagagagtcaagctattctgcaaagttcctgaaggcaggacaaggagcaatgggtggaaactaatcaaggagagaagcaagctagaattaaggagaaagttcctgatagttagaacaattaatcagtagaacaacttgtctccagaagttgtgaatgctccaatactggaagattttaagacgagattggacaaccatttgtctgaagtggcatagggtttcctgcctaagcagggggttggaccaaccaaggtcccttccaactctgttattctattctattctattctattctattctattctattctattctattctattctattctattccacaggTTGTAAATTGTCCACCCCTGTGCTAAGACCTGGTTTTGAGCCCAGACCTGGGGCCCCAAGAGTGTACAAAATCCTCTTTCTTGGTTGCACGTAATGATTTTGCTTATGATGTTTCTCagcaattttgtattttaacttttgtaattctgttttaattgtttttaatgttaggattagggttagggttagggttagggttaggagaaccggtaatggaaattttgagtagttcggagaaccggcaaataccacctctggctggccccagagtggagtgggaatagagattttgcaatatccttcccccagtagtggggaggaaatggagattttgcagtatccttcccctgccacacccatcaagccaagccacgcccacagaaccagtagtaaaaaaaattgaatttcaccatctGAGTTCAACCCCTTGTTAAAGGCAGAAgttcttataccattccagataaatgggtgtccaatctttttctgaaaagcagcagcaactccaggagacaagctattccattgagtaatcattctcactgtcaggaaattcctccttgatTCCTCTGTGTCGAGTagaccatatttttatttatttgtttgtttgttttttgagaaatgtataagggaaaaaaatgcttagGGTATATTAGAGACAGGGTACAATAATGTAAATAGACTTGAATCGTGGCATCTTTGCATGACTatgattagttttatttatttattttatttatttatttttgtcacacagtatatataagcataagcatgtaataagtatacaatatataaacatatatataagtatgagtatgtaataactatattaattggatataatgaaaggaaacaacaactatattattaatttgatataatgaaagggaacaataggacaggaacggtaggcatatttgtgctcttatgcacgccccttatagtcctcttaggaatggggtgaggtcagtagtagacagttttggttgaagtttttgggattttaagaagggaccagagagtcaggtagtgagttccaagcgttaacaactctgttacataagtcatattttctgcaatcaagattgaagcggttaacaaataaaaataaataacaaaataataaaataaataacaaataaaaataaataacaaataatatataaataaataataaacacaaataaataacaaaataataaaaaataaaataaaaaaagttgctGAATGATGTACTTAAAACACAccaactattatttatttttctttattctgccTTTACCTTCTAGTTAAGATGCGAACTGAATTAATGAAAATCATGGACAATTGCCTGAAATCTTATGAGAAAGGTAAATTTACTAAGCCGAACTGGGAAATCATGAAAGTCCGGAAGAATTTATTGCTTTACAGTTTCCTTTCTCGTGTGAAGTTAGCCATTGAGATTTATGAACAATCCTTATGGCTTAGTGTGTCATAAAAAACCAGCCAATGGTGTACATGTTTTATAAATTGTGAATAAGCTGTGTGTATTTTTTGATATGTTATTTAATAGAGGTGCATTGCAAAAAGCTTTTCATTTCACCGATTCATTGCTAAGCTATTTAAACTCGATTTAGTGGAAAGGCAACacaaaaatggaataaatagTCTGGGGCTGTTTTCATTTTGTCAGCAGACAGTcaatttgggtttgttttttttaatttgggatACTTTTGTGTGCTTTATCTTAAATGATTCCCATAAATCAGGgcttcccaatttttttccctttattatttatttatttacctacttATTTGTTTagaacaggataggataggataggataggacaggataggatagaattttcattggccaagtgtgattggacacacaaggaatttgtcttggtgcataggctctcagtgtacataaaagaaaagatactttcatcaaggtacaacatttacaacacttaatgatagtcataggatacaaatttaacacttaatgatactacacttaatgatagtcatcgggacaaataagcaatcaggaaacaatcaatatcaatataaatcataaggattaccagcaacaaagttacagtcatacagtcataagtggaaggagatgggtgatgggaatgatgagaagattaatagtgcagatttagtaaatagtttgacagtgttgagggaattatttgtttagcagagtgatggcgtttgggaagaaattgttcttgtgtctagttgttctggtgtgcagtgctctatagcgtcgttttgaggataggagttgaaacagtttatttaattgtttacttacttatgtatttattaaatttattgttcGCTCATTTTTACTTTCACGACCCAAAGCCACTGATCAGAAAGTCTTATCAAACTTCAAAGACCGCATCACAAGTCCTTtccttcagcactgttgtaacttcattGAATGGGGAGGTGTAATTTGAGAACTAACTATATTGTTAAAACAACATCATTCATGAACTTTATGCCATTTCAACACATTCCCATTGGCAATTTCATTGATTTTCCTCTTAATAGGAATATTTGGCagatttttcaaatatattttagtacACGTGGCAACCTTTAATTCAATTTCAATGCCCCTGTTGCGATTGGGTAACCGGCTTGTGTGTTGTTTCCCCAAAGGAAAATACATTTTTACCCAATTTGGGGTAATTTCTCCAGATTTGGAAAGCACTGCTGTAAATGCTAATGGAATCCTGAAATGgactgtagcaggggtgaaatccagaaggttctgacaggttctggagaaccggtagcggagattttgagtagtttgcagaaccagcaaataccacctctggctggccccagagtggggtgggaatggagtttttgcaatacccttctcctgccccgcccaccaagccatgcccacagaaccggtaaggaaaaaatttagatttcacccctggactgtagGCTGATTTAGGGGTAGCCCTCAACCACCACTCTAGCCCAGGGATCTCCAATGTTGGcatctttaaaacttgtggactacaGCTCCCTAtgttgattggggaattctgagagttgaagtctacaagtcttaaagttgccaacatcgGAGATCCCTGCATTACCACATTCATATGCTTCAAAGCGGTTGATGGATAAGCAGAGGTTGCAGATGGCtcccaatacatacatacacacacttccTAAATCCCAACTGTGCATTCTGCAGAGGTGCGCATCCTGCATGCTGATTGGTCAATCTGACTTCCTGTTCTAGGGAACTTCTCCCTAGCCAGAACATTAAAATTTGCTGAGGTATAAAAGGAACAGCTATGCgggggcctagaggtggagctctcacaatcaggaggctgtgagttcgatcctaggtagaggcagatatttctctctctgggctcaATGAgtatatatatctgctgaataaaactctgcattggcgacaggaagggcatctggccagtaaacactcagctccattcagttgcccagactgcaCCCCGCAAGCaattatgggatcattaaaagaagaaaaaaggaacagTTATGCAACTGTCTCTGAATAACAGGTGTATACGGTCCATACTGTGCAGAGATGCAGAAATGTGCTCCAGCCTTTAGCCTGGTTTCTTGTCATCCAAAATTGCCAGTAACGTGCCAGCTGGCAACTCTGAACGATGCTGCCATAACCTATCTGGAGGGTGGCATAGAATATGAAGGGAAGGTTACTTTGCAGCCTAATGCGATCCTTTTCTCTTCCAGCAAATGTGTTATTCGATCGGGACACCCTGAATAACATGCTGGATCTGTCTGATGACCAGATAACTGTCAAGTGGAACGCAGACGTGAAGAAAAAAATCCCTCACCACTGGATGAGATTTGAAAAAGATTCCTGCGTGCTCGGAAGCGAAGGGTTCACTGCAGGGAGAGTCTACTGGGAAATAAACGTGGAAGGAGGGAAGATCTGGGCTGTGGGGGTAGCCAAAGAATCGGTGGAGAGGAAGCACCTGGTACATTTTGCTCCTGAAAACGGCATTTGGGGACTAGGTTTAGATGAGCAAAACAAATATGTGGCGTATACCAATTCTGGAGTTGTTCCTTTGGATCTGTCTGAGCCTCTCCAAAAGATCCGGGTAAATCTAGATTACACTGCAGGGCAGGTGTCCTTTTTCAATGCTGGGACCAACCGTTGGATCTTTACCTTCCCCCCAGCAAACTTTTCTGGAGAAAATATCTACCCTTGGTTCTGGATTAAGGGAGGGATGCTCAAGCTGCCAGCCATAAACCTTGAAGACCTGGCTGCTG
This genomic window from Ahaetulla prasina isolate Xishuangbanna chromosome 2, ASM2864084v1, whole genome shotgun sequence contains:
- the LOC131190395 gene encoding zinc finger protein RFP-like, which encodes MATAGAAANLLPSTLCEVHNKPLEFFCQNELALICTQCAKSKRHQTHTVLPIEEAAQKKKKRPGEERLKLVREFEEFHQAAKDQMQFLLSHLEELKINILDYQKKNYTRHTSNTIQLNTLIGDLERKCDQPEAEFLKQMTQINSLVSDLEELRRELPQECLKEFKIIANRLGEEKYVENNLGDLEQRLGNITEQNIVLKETLKALKVKMRTELMKIMDNCLKSYEKANVLFDRDTLNNMLDLSDDQITVKWNADVKKKIPHHWMRFEKDSCVLGSEGFTAGRVYWEINVEGGKIWAVGVAKESVERKHLVHFAPENGIWGLGLDEQNKYVAYTNSGVVPLDLSEPLQKIRVNLDYTAGQVSFFNAGTNRWIFTFPPANFSGENIYPWFWIKGGMLKLPAINLEDLAADLVWGRIDLGTQGEETQLRETSDKKQLGLQQNVCRESSS